ATTTCTCTTTTGCTTGGTTCTATAATGTTAATAAATTCACCATTTGAACTTATGCAAATATCATTAACCGTGATAATAACGGCTGTTGCTTTGACGGTTTTATTTTTTCTCTTCGCAATAGGAATGGCTTTGAAAGCCCAGACGAGAAAACCATCCACGGGGAAGGAAGCGTTAGTGGGCGAGGTTGGAATTGCGCTTACCCAGTTCAAACCAACTAAAGATGGATGGGCAACCGGTCAAGTCAGAGTTCACGGCGAAATATGGAGGGCGATAAGTCAGGATAAAATTAACCCAAATGAGGAAATAGTTGTCAAGGGCGTTGAGGGATTAACATTGAAAGTAGAAAAGGTAGATAAAAAGTGAGAAATTAAAAAATCAAAAAATCCGGAGGCAGGCCATGACAATATCACTTTTAACAGTAGTTATAGTTTTCTTAATAATCATACTTTCAAGTGCTATAAGAGTTCTCCGTGAATATGAGAGAGGTGTTGTTTTCAGACTTGGTAGATTGATAGGGGCGAAGGGTCCAGGACTTATATTTTTGATTCCGATAGTTGATAGGATGGTAAAGGTGAGTTTGAGAACTGTTGTCCTTGATGTCCCACCTCAAGATGTTATAACAAGGGATAATGTTTCAATAAAAGTTAATGCTGTAGTTTATTTCAGGGTTGTTGATCCAGAGAAAGCGATAGTTGAAGTTGAAGACTACCTTTATGCGACATCTCAGCTTTCTCAGACGACTTTGAGAAGTGTCCTTGGTCAGAGTGAACTTGATGAAATTCTTTCAGAGAGAGAAAAAATAAATCAAAACCTTCAGCAAATAATTGATGCTCATACTGATCCTTGGGGCATCAAGGTTTCAATGGTTGAGATAAAACATGTTGATCTTCCTGAGGAAATGAAGAGAGCAATGGCAAGGCAAGCAGAAGCAGAGAGGGAAAGGAGAGCAAAGGTAATTCACGCTGAGGGTGAATATCAAGCAGCTCAACGCCTTGCCGAAGCAGCTCAAATCATAGGACAATATCCAACGGCAATCCAACTCAGATTTTTACAAACATTAACCGAAGTAGCTTCTGAAAAGAACTCAACAACAATTTTTCCGATCCCGATTGAGCTTATAAGACCATTTATTGAAACTGGTGATAAAAAGAAATAGGGAGGATTTATTTGAAGCTTCTTGTTGTGGGCTCTGTAGCACTTGACACAATTGAAACGCCGTTTGACAAAGTAGTAGATGCGCCTGGAGGTTCAGCTCTTTACATTTCAATTTCGGCAAGTTATTTTACTAAATCAATCGGGCTTGTTGGAATTATCGGTGATGATTTCCCAAGTGATGTAATTGATGATTTGAAGGGAAGGGGTGTGAATCTGAAAGGATTGAAAATTATAAATGGTGGTAAAACATTTAGATGGGCTGGGAAATATCATTATGATATGAACACAAGGGAAACCATCTATACTCATTTGAACGTATTTGCTGATTTTAAGCCTGTCATACCCGATGAGTTTAAGTCAAGTGAGTATGTATGTCTTGGTAATATTGATCCGACCCTTCAGATGAGTGTTCTTGATCAGGTTGATAACCCAAAGCTTGTAATTGCTGATACAATGAATTTTTGGATTGAGAGAAAATACGATGAGTTGCTTGAGACATTGAAGCGAGTAAATGTTTTAATTGTTAATGATGCTGAAGCCAGACAAATTGCAAGGGAGCCGAATCTAATAAAGGCTGGCAAAAAAATTTTGAAACTTGGTCCCGATGTTGTGATAATTAAAAAGGGTGAGCATGGGGCAGTTTTGATGATTGATAGCGTGATTTTTTCTGCTCCTGCTTATCCGATAGAGTCAATCCAAGATCCAACAGGCGCTGGGGATACATTTGCGGGTGGTTTTGCTGGCTGGATTGCAAAAACAGATGATATTTCGGAGAAAAATTTGAGAAAAGCAGTAATTTATGGAAGCGCAATCGCTTCTTTTTGTGTTGAGGGCTTCGGGATAAATAGAATTAGGAATTTGTCATGGAAGGAGATTCAGGAGAGATTTGAGGCTTTTCGGGAAATAACAAAGTTTGAAGTGGATTAGATGAAAAGGAGAAAGAATTTCCTCCAATTAAAATGTTAATTAGCCATCTCTTTTTCAGCCGATGTTCTCTTGGTTTCATATCCAGTTAAGATGTTTGAGGTAAATTTTTCCTTCATTTTTATTAAATTTAACTGCACTTTGTATAACAAAATTGAAAGTGATGGTGAAAAAATCTTTTTTAGTTCTCTGTGTCTTATGTTTTTTGAACCTTAATTTAAGGGCACTCCAATCCGAGGTTAAAAAATTCCTTTTCAATGGTAATCCAACCCTTATAGGGCTTGATGCTGGAATGTTTCAAGATACCGAGACAAGATTTAAGGTTGACCTGTCTGGGAAATGGCTTGCAAAGATTGATGGAGAGAAAAAGTGGTTTGAGGTGTTAATTCCATCAGCTTATGATTTCACTGGTAAGGTGACATTTAGAAAAAGCTTCAACCTTCCGGATACGCTTGTTCGGAATAAAACTCTATTTCTTGTCGCTTACGGGATAAATTATGAGTGTAAAGTTTTTGTCAATGGTCAGTTTCTTACGAGGCACATCGGTGGTTATACATCTTTTGTTGTTAGAATTCCAGATAGAATATTGAACACAGGCGAAAACATTTTGGAAATTCAGGTAAGTAATGAGCTTAATTCAAAAACGACCATTCCCCTACGGCATCAGGTCTGGGCGTGGAGAAATTACGGTGGAATTTATAGGGATATTTACATCCTTGTAGCTCCAAAGGTTTGGATTGACGATGCACGGGTTGTGTATTCGTTTAGTTCTAATTTTTCAATTTTAAACGGCGAAGTTGAGGCTTATCTTTCCTCGGGTGAAATTTCAAAACTTTTCAACGATAAAAATTTTGATGTAAAACTTCAAATTTTTGAAAAAACTGGCGAAGTATTTATAACAGAGACAAAGCCTTTGACATTTTTTGTGGATGATTTAAGAAGTTTAAAGATCAAAATTCCATT
This genomic interval from Candidatus Kryptobacter tengchongensis contains the following:
- a CDS encoding Sugar or nucleoside kinase, ribokinase family, with the translated sequence MKLLVVGSVALDTIETPFDKVVDAPGGSALYISISASYFTKSIGLVGIIGDDFPSDVIDDLKGRGVNLKGLKIINGGKTFRWAGKYHYDMNTRETIYTHLNVFADFKPVIPDEFKSSEYVCLGNIDPTLQMSVLDQVDNPKLVIADTMNFWIERKYDELLETLKRVNVLIVNDAEARQIAREPNLIKAGKKILKLGPDVVIIKKGEHGAVLMIDSVIFSAPAYPIESIQDPTGAGDTFAGGFAGWIAKTDDISEKNLRKAVIYGSAIASFCVEGFGINRIRNLSWKEIQERFEAFREITKFEVD
- a CDS encoding Regulator of protease activity HflC, stomatin/prohibitin superfamily, producing MTISLLTVVIVFLIIILSSAIRVLREYERGVVFRLGRLIGAKGPGLIFLIPIVDRMVKVSLRTVVLDVPPQDVITRDNVSIKVNAVVYFRVVDPEKAIVEVEDYLYATSQLSQTTLRSVLGQSELDEILSEREKINQNLQQIIDAHTDPWGIKVSMVEIKHVDLPEEMKRAMARQAEAERERRAKVIHAEGEYQAAQRLAEAAQIIGQYPTAIQLRFLQTLTEVASEKNSTTIFPIPIELIRPFIETGDKKK